Proteins encoded together in one Effusibacillus lacus window:
- a CDS encoding NAD-dependent epimerase/dehydratase family protein, with protein MKVFVTGGAGFLGSRLVQKLAENNRVEQVKFLTRDRTKADMLMQTIPDPDKVQPVIGNLLDLDLALTDITAVIHCAAARNIASCEMNATYAAKVNVEGTRRLLELARRADVNRFVYVSSQSVYGKQDRMPLREDMPCNPSGVYALTKYIGEILTSSILQHHVNYLVLRLSRLYGTGLFMNEDNFITSKYPQACISGYALPVHGGGSSKFDFLHIHDAAVCIEGLLFADAGIWNETYNLASGGATSVIDIARMFSECAAELGFPGSGIQFEGEPAKEAIEIWHDISKIQHKTGWTPTVSLRAGIMDILKHCRRL; from the coding sequence ATGAAAGTGTTTGTAACGGGAGGTGCGGGGTTTCTTGGCAGTAGATTGGTGCAAAAACTGGCCGAAAACAACCGGGTCGAACAAGTAAAGTTTCTGACGCGTGATCGGACGAAAGCGGATATGCTAATGCAAACCATCCCAGACCCGGACAAAGTGCAGCCTGTAATCGGCAATTTGTTGGATCTTGACTTGGCGCTCACTGACATCACTGCTGTCATTCACTGTGCTGCTGCGCGAAACATTGCCAGCTGCGAGATGAATGCAACATATGCCGCGAAAGTCAATGTGGAAGGAACCAGGCGCTTGTTGGAACTGGCAAGAAGAGCCGACGTGAATAGATTTGTCTATGTCTCCTCCCAGTCGGTCTACGGAAAGCAGGATCGAATGCCTTTACGCGAAGATATGCCATGCAACCCGTCCGGTGTTTATGCCCTGACAAAATATATTGGTGAAATCCTGACCTCCAGTATTTTACAGCACCATGTAAATTATCTTGTATTGAGATTGTCCAGGTTGTATGGGACCGGTTTGTTCATGAACGAAGACAATTTTATTACCAGCAAGTATCCTCAGGCATGCATCTCGGGATATGCTCTGCCCGTACATGGCGGCGGCTCCAGCAAGTTTGACTTTCTGCACATCCATGACGCTGCTGTTTGTATTGAAGGGTTGCTTTTTGCCGATGCTGGTATTTGGAATGAAACTTACAATCTAGCTTCCGGAGGTGCCACTTCCGTAATAGACATTGCCCGGATGTTCTCCGAGTGTGCAGCGGAACTCGGTTTCCCGGGAAGCGGGATTCAATTTGAAGGGGAACCGGCAAAAGAAGCGATCGAGATATGGCATGACATTTCAAAGATTCAACATAAGACCGGATGGACACCCACAGTGTCCCTGCGGGCAGGGATCATGGACATACTGAAGCATTGCAGACGGTTATAA
- a CDS encoding electron transfer flavoprotein subunit beta/FixA family protein — protein MLHIVVCVKQVPDSREIRIDPKTNTLIRIGVPAIVNFYDLHGLEEALVLREKYGGRITVVCMGPPPAEKALKQCISLGADDAVLVTDRGFAGADTLATSYVLAESIKKIAETWGPVDIVFTGKQTLDGDTGQVGPGIACRLDLEQLTYVQKVVGINMETRRITVHRHLEDGVEVVETKLPVLLTALKELNTVRRASMPGMLRAAQFKPVVWTTQDFPNLDRSKIGLKGSPTIVGRSWVPEQKAANTEMIEGDDVKVKARTLVDKLWQTDLPARFGWDQKAQG, from the coding sequence ATGTTGCACATTGTGGTGTGTGTCAAGCAAGTTCCGGACAGCCGGGAAATCCGTATCGACCCCAAGACCAACACCCTGATTCGTATTGGTGTTCCTGCGATCGTGAACTTTTACGATCTGCATGGTTTGGAAGAAGCCCTGGTGCTGAGGGAGAAATACGGCGGCCGGATTACTGTCGTTTGTATGGGTCCGCCTCCTGCGGAGAAGGCGTTGAAGCAGTGCATTTCACTCGGTGCGGATGACGCGGTTCTTGTTACCGACAGAGGGTTCGCGGGTGCGGACACGTTGGCAACATCTTACGTCCTTGCCGAATCTATAAAGAAGATAGCAGAAACATGGGGACCGGTTGACATTGTCTTCACGGGAAAGCAGACTCTTGACGGGGATACAGGTCAAGTAGGGCCGGGTATTGCATGCCGCCTGGACCTGGAACAATTAACCTACGTCCAGAAAGTGGTAGGCATTAACATGGAAACCAGGCGCATCACGGTCCATCGTCATCTGGAAGATGGGGTGGAAGTGGTGGAAACGAAACTTCCCGTGCTGTTGACGGCTCTCAAAGAACTGAACACAGTCCGTCGTGCTTCCATGCCGGGCATGTTGAGAGCGGCACAGTTCAAGCCGGTGGTTTGGACTACCCAGGACTTCCCCAATCTTGACCGGAGCAAAATCGGTCTGAAAGGATCCCCGACCATTGTGGGCAGATCGTGGGTTCCCGAACAGAAGGCGGCTAACACCGAAATGATCGAGGGCGACGATGTGAAAGTGAAAGCTCGCACATTGGTTGACAAGCTTTGGCAAACGGATCTCCCGGCACGTTTTGGTTGGGATCAGAAGGCACAAGGGTAG
- a CDS encoding sensor histidine kinase — protein sequence MAKRSIGKKLISSYLLLIVITLTVSGALFYASMKKYMIAEAKRGLAAEAKHLIQLAEENNGSLPLKRLVMTKLALRMIESDYIVVQKGDQEVIHSSTGEINKGNRTPFPVQAVFLEGKPTDGQVEFKGKDILYVALPVHANKSKQVTHAMILFTDLNQVRNVTKAVAWVIVRGFLITGAIMLLVAFVMMRSLTRPVKVLQHAVGRLARRDFTPPEVIKTGDELEDLSHAFQQMTIELKRYDEGQRRFLQNASHELKTPLMAIQGYAEGIRDGIFSGADAERVLDVISAESIRLKKLVDELIYLSKLETMEDIYEPSLVDLKMIVEESILRVESLARQKGIEIVVQADADVPKLLLDPDKMIQALLNLLANGIRHAQSKVTIRIVSDSEAIRLILQDDGPGFQSGDKDRIFDRFFRGDKGDTGLGLAITKAIIEKSGAAIRADNGQNGGAVFIIGFPAEKGPFH from the coding sequence ATGGCTAAGCGCTCGATTGGGAAGAAACTCATCTCTTCATATTTGCTCCTGATTGTCATTACTTTGACTGTGTCGGGGGCGTTGTTTTATGCCTCCATGAAAAAATACATGATCGCTGAAGCCAAAAGGGGTCTTGCCGCAGAGGCGAAACATCTGATCCAACTTGCGGAAGAAAATAACGGCAGCCTGCCGTTGAAAAGGCTGGTCATGACCAAACTGGCCCTGCGCATGATCGAAAGTGATTACATTGTTGTGCAAAAGGGGGATCAGGAAGTGATCCACTCAAGCACGGGAGAGATCAACAAGGGGAACCGTACCCCGTTTCCCGTACAGGCGGTGTTCCTTGAGGGGAAACCGACGGACGGACAAGTAGAGTTCAAGGGCAAGGACATTCTTTATGTGGCTCTCCCGGTCCATGCCAACAAGTCAAAACAGGTAACCCATGCCATGATCCTCTTTACCGATCTCAATCAGGTGAGAAATGTGACAAAAGCGGTTGCCTGGGTAATTGTCAGGGGATTCCTGATTACAGGGGCCATCATGCTGTTGGTTGCATTCGTAATGATGAGATCGCTGACCCGTCCCGTAAAGGTGCTGCAACACGCGGTCGGAAGACTGGCAAGACGGGATTTCACTCCGCCTGAAGTGATCAAAACAGGCGACGAACTGGAGGATCTTTCCCACGCCTTTCAACAAATGACGATCGAGTTGAAACGCTATGATGAAGGGCAGCGAAGGTTCCTGCAAAATGCATCCCACGAACTGAAAACCCCCCTGATGGCCATTCAGGGATATGCGGAAGGAATCCGGGATGGAATCTTCTCGGGTGCGGATGCGGAGCGTGTGCTGGATGTAATCTCGGCAGAAAGCATTCGTCTCAAGAAACTGGTGGATGAACTGATTTATCTGTCCAAATTGGAGACAATGGAAGACATCTATGAACCGTCTTTGGTAGATCTAAAGATGATAGTGGAGGAGAGCATTCTCCGGGTGGAAAGCCTTGCCCGCCAGAAGGGCATAGAGATCGTCGTGCAGGCGGATGCGGACGTACCCAAGCTGTTGCTTGACCCCGACAAAATGATTCAGGCGCTGCTTAATCTATTGGCAAACGGAATCCGGCACGCCCAAAGCAAAGTGACCATTCGAATTGTCTCGGATTCGGAAGCGATCCGGCTGATCCTGCAGGACGACGGGCCGGGTTTTCAATCAGGGGACAAAGACCGTATTTTTGATCGGTTTTTCCGTGGGGATAAAGGGGATACCGGATTGGGGTTGGCCATCACCAAAGCCATCATCGAAAAAAGCGGCGCTGCCATCCGCGCGGACAACGGGCAGAATGGAGGCGCCGTCTTCATCATCGGGTTTCCCGCAGAAAAAGGCCCGTTCCACTAG
- a CDS encoding response regulator transcription factor, translating into MNDHPRKIYVVDDDEKICEIIARYLQTEGYQVRIFHRAAAALEAWTQEPPDMFILDIMMPGMDGYEFCRRIRAQSMVPIIMVSARDDEVDKIVGLELGSDDYLSKPFSPRELVARVKTMFRRIDAMQAQDTLPNENSRQGVRLADLQILSEERRVTRNGTDIPFTTKEFELFSFLVTNLNKAYTREQLLNQVWGYEYPGDERAIDDLVKRIRKKLKSVESSVDITTVWGYGYKLEG; encoded by the coding sequence ATGAATGACCATCCGAGAAAGATCTATGTTGTGGATGACGATGAGAAAATATGTGAGATTATTGCGCGTTATTTGCAGACGGAAGGGTATCAGGTGCGCATCTTTCATCGGGCGGCGGCCGCTTTGGAAGCCTGGACACAGGAACCTCCCGACATGTTCATTCTGGATATCATGATGCCCGGCATGGATGGCTATGAATTCTGCCGGCGAATCCGGGCGCAGAGCATGGTACCGATTATTATGGTATCGGCCAGGGACGATGAGGTGGACAAGATTGTGGGTCTGGAGTTGGGGTCTGACGATTATCTGTCCAAACCTTTCTCCCCCCGTGAGTTGGTGGCGCGGGTAAAGACAATGTTTCGCCGAATCGATGCGATGCAGGCGCAGGACACCTTGCCGAATGAAAACAGCCGGCAGGGTGTCCGCCTGGCGGATCTCCAAATCCTGTCCGAAGAACGGCGTGTTACCAGGAACGGCACCGACATTCCCTTCACCACCAAAGAGTTTGAACTGTTCTCCTTCCTTGTCACGAACCTGAACAAGGCATACACTCGCGAACAATTGCTGAATCAGGTGTGGGGATATGAATATCCGGGAGACGAAAGGGCAATTGACGATTTGGTCAAACGGATCCGCAAAAAACTTAAGTCTGTTGAATCTTCGGTGGACATCACAACCGTTTGGGGATACGGCTACAAACTGGAAGGATAA
- a CDS encoding UDP-N-acetylglucosamine 4,6-dehydratase family protein has translation MINGKVSAKSIREVRVEDLLGRETVQLDLAETAGYLKDQVVLVTGAGGSIGSELCRQLSTFEPKLLLLLGHGENSLYEIELELGKNYPQRIETIVADIQDRIRIREVFETYRPSLVFHAAAHKHVPLMERNPAEAVKNNIIGTLNVAESAQEYGASHFVLISTDKAVNPTSAMGATKRVAEMIVQGLNSYGSTRFSAVRFGNVLGSRGSVIPVFKRQIQAGGPVTVTHPDMVRYFMTIPEAVQLVIQAGALARGGEVFVLDMGDPVKIADLARDLIRLSGFVPDQDIKIQYTGIRPGEKLFEEILTSEEGISATKHNRIFVGKPVPIHWEKLRGAILSLEKISTSLDAEKRANEIKVFLRNLVPTYQYLPIYGEIPAVSDGDLEDYLPLPESQPVKMKIAVSGFGKMDLPY, from the coding sequence TTGATTAACGGGAAAGTTTCCGCCAAATCAATTCGGGAAGTGCGGGTCGAAGACCTGCTTGGCAGGGAAACCGTTCAGTTGGACCTGGCTGAAACCGCGGGCTACCTGAAGGACCAAGTGGTTTTGGTCACAGGTGCCGGCGGGTCCATAGGATCGGAACTGTGCCGGCAGCTTTCCACATTTGAACCTAAGCTTCTGCTGTTGCTTGGGCATGGAGAGAACAGCCTGTACGAAATCGAACTTGAGTTGGGAAAGAATTATCCACAACGTATTGAAACCATTGTTGCGGATATTCAGGACAGGATTCGAATCAGGGAGGTGTTTGAGACCTACCGGCCATCGTTGGTCTTTCATGCAGCTGCCCACAAGCACGTTCCGTTGATGGAACGCAATCCGGCTGAAGCGGTAAAGAACAACATCATTGGAACGTTAAACGTAGCCGAATCTGCCCAGGAATACGGCGCGTCCCATTTTGTGCTGATCTCCACCGATAAAGCGGTGAATCCCACAAGCGCCATGGGGGCCACCAAACGGGTAGCGGAAATGATCGTTCAGGGATTGAACAGTTACGGTTCAACCAGATTTTCAGCGGTTCGTTTCGGGAATGTCCTGGGAAGCCGGGGGAGTGTGATTCCGGTCTTCAAGCGGCAGATTCAGGCGGGAGGCCCTGTCACCGTGACCCACCCGGATATGGTGCGTTACTTTATGACGATTCCGGAAGCGGTGCAATTGGTGATTCAAGCCGGGGCTTTGGCGCGAGGCGGGGAAGTCTTTGTGCTGGACATGGGAGATCCGGTAAAGATCGCAGACCTGGCAAGAGATCTCATTCGCTTATCCGGATTTGTCCCTGACCAGGACATCAAGATTCAATACACGGGCATCCGGCCGGGCGAAAAACTGTTTGAAGAAATCCTCACCAGTGAAGAGGGCATTTCCGCCACCAAACATAACCGGATTTTTGTCGGAAAACCAGTTCCGATCCATTGGGAGAAACTTCGCGGCGCCATTCTTTCTTTGGAAAAAATCTCAACCAGTTTGGATGCGGAGAAACGGGCAAACGAGATTAAAGTATTCCTGCGAAACTTGGTGCCGACGTACCAATACCTCCCAATATACGGAGAAATTCCCGCTGTCTCAGACGGAGATTTGGAAGATTACTTGCCGTTGCCCGAATCACAGCCGGTAAAGATGAAAATAGCGGTCAGCGGGTTTGGGAAAATGGATTTACCTTACTAA
- a CDS encoding LCP family protein: protein MAVKCGGQRNSLRRWLLLSALFFVLLALGAGGWMFWKLEPSHHFEQAKHPVLVQPSEPPDESKHQENKAAFNVLILGTDSRNEEFSRTDVIMVARVNPRDKTVNLLSIPRDLRVHIPDIGYTKINHAHILGEMRGGNREGTKAALQAVSDFLGISVNYYVKTDFQGFKNFIDTIGGVDVELPESVELPDLNTTVPAGRQHLNGEMALEVVRERYSRPNGEFGRQADQAQVLKAVAQKLLQPESLPKLPGLLEQVRQDIVDTNFSDSDLLSLAWLFKGMTGKQVNYMQIPGRGETLFDPLAGDRLYYWIADPEAVTSVRQNFHKNNEFPEGTDSMPR from the coding sequence ATGGCGGTTAAATGTGGAGGACAAAGAAATTCATTAAGAAGATGGCTGCTCCTTTCAGCGCTGTTTTTCGTATTGCTCGCTTTGGGCGCAGGGGGCTGGATGTTCTGGAAGCTGGAACCGTCCCACCATTTTGAACAAGCGAAGCATCCTGTTCTGGTTCAACCTTCCGAACCGCCTGACGAATCGAAACATCAGGAAAATAAGGCTGCCTTCAACGTGCTTATACTTGGGACTGATTCGAGGAACGAAGAATTCTCCCGTACCGATGTGATAATGGTTGCCCGGGTAAATCCCCGTGACAAAACTGTCAATCTTTTGTCAATCCCACGTGATTTGCGTGTGCATATACCGGACATTGGCTATACAAAGATTAATCATGCGCATATTCTGGGGGAAATGCGCGGCGGCAACCGGGAAGGAACGAAGGCGGCCTTGCAGGCGGTCAGCGATTTTCTCGGAATTTCCGTCAACTATTATGTCAAAACCGATTTTCAGGGATTCAAAAATTTTATAGACACGATTGGCGGAGTTGATGTGGAGCTGCCGGAATCAGTGGAACTTCCCGACCTGAATACCACAGTCCCGGCTGGACGGCAGCACTTGAATGGTGAGATGGCCCTGGAAGTGGTAAGGGAACGGTATTCCCGCCCAAACGGGGAATTTGGGAGACAGGCGGACCAGGCACAAGTTCTCAAGGCGGTTGCACAGAAACTGCTGCAGCCAGAATCTCTCCCCAAGCTGCCGGGTCTGCTCGAACAAGTAAGACAAGACATTGTGGACACAAACTTCAGTGACAGTGATCTGCTGAGCCTTGCCTGGCTCTTTAAAGGGATGACAGGGAAACAGGTGAATTATATGCAAATCCCTGGCCGGGGGGAGACTTTGTTTGACCCGTTGGCAGGGGACAGACTCTACTATTGGATCGCAGATCCTGAGGCGGTAACATCCGTTCGACAAAACTTCCATAAAAACAACGAATTTCCCGAAGGAACAGATTCCATGCCGCGTTGA
- a CDS encoding DoxX family membrane protein: MLNWLRTNVYASVVLALLRIYLGWEWMSAGWHKLAGDKPFDASKFLQNAVNKPVLETGTTEALYPNYVAFLKSFALPNVDLFNFLIPWGEFLVGLGLLLGTLTTAAAFFGMVMNFAFMFAGTVSSNPFMALLGFFILAAGFNAGRFGGDYWVVPWMRGLAKRIFKKDKDVPGAKPHLPAV, from the coding sequence ATGTTGAACTGGCTCAGAACTAATGTATACGCTTCTGTTGTATTGGCTTTGCTGAGGATCTATCTTGGCTGGGAATGGATGAGCGCAGGCTGGCACAAACTTGCGGGCGACAAGCCGTTTGACGCCAGCAAGTTCTTGCAAAACGCTGTTAACAAACCGGTTCTGGAAACCGGCACTACCGAGGCATTGTATCCTAATTATGTAGCCTTTCTTAAAAGTTTTGCGCTGCCAAATGTGGATCTGTTCAACTTCCTGATTCCATGGGGAGAATTTCTGGTGGGACTCGGCCTGCTGCTCGGAACCCTGACCACCGCCGCCGCATTCTTTGGAATGGTGATGAACTTCGCGTTCATGTTTGCCGGCACTGTTTCTTCCAATCCATTCATGGCTCTTCTTGGGTTCTTCATTCTGGCTGCCGGGTTCAACGCAGGCCGTTTCGGCGGAGACTACTGGGTGGTGCCTTGGATGCGGGGACTGGCAAAGCGAATCTTTAAGAAGGATAAAGACGTGCCTGGAGCAAAACCGCATCTTCCCGCAGTATGA
- a CDS encoding ATP-grasp domain-containing protein, with translation MQALITGVGSGVGQSVIKSLRMSGLDIQIVGVDMTPFNAGLYACDKGYLVPRADSPEYGERLLQIIDKEKIDILFPGTDTELPYLADMKDTFEQLGCKSVIGSAESIRVVRNKMECAAFFRERGFPFVPTVYVRDIKLLHDRIGFPIIVKPTGGSGSSGVSVITKLEELGVFEEEQEEFIAQQFLVPQSWNKRPEEVTLHDIYKGGLLNQQDEISIQIVLGRNAEVLGVFMSKNELKAGFPMKVVPFRDDDLEDLGVKMALVLAHIGLVGPCNLQCRMTEDGPVFFEINTRFTGITGMRAAMGFNECEAMVKRLVLEEDEQTVRKSLQYEDGWLCARYVTEVMMRKADVEQLGISGETEAKGKALSL, from the coding sequence ATGCAAGCACTTATTACCGGTGTGGGAAGCGGGGTCGGACAATCCGTCATCAAATCCTTGCGGATGTCCGGTTTGGACATACAGATTGTCGGGGTTGACATGACCCCTTTTAATGCCGGGCTTTATGCCTGTGACAAAGGCTATCTGGTCCCTCGGGCAGACAGCCCGGAATATGGCGAAAGGCTGCTGCAAATTATCGATAAGGAAAAAATTGATATTCTCTTTCCCGGAACCGATACGGAATTGCCTTATTTGGCAGACATGAAGGATACATTCGAACAACTTGGCTGCAAGTCGGTCATTGGAAGCGCCGAAAGCATCCGGGTTGTCCGCAACAAAATGGAGTGCGCCGCTTTTTTCAGGGAACGGGGGTTTCCTTTTGTTCCGACCGTGTACGTAAGGGATATCAAGCTTTTGCATGATCGGATCGGGTTTCCGATTATCGTCAAACCCACAGGCGGCTCAGGTTCTTCGGGCGTAAGCGTAATTACCAAGCTGGAAGAGCTGGGCGTTTTTGAGGAGGAACAGGAAGAGTTCATCGCCCAGCAATTCCTTGTTCCCCAAAGCTGGAACAAGCGGCCGGAAGAAGTAACCCTTCACGACATTTACAAAGGCGGATTGCTCAACCAGCAGGATGAGATTTCCATTCAGATCGTGTTGGGCAGGAATGCAGAAGTTTTAGGGGTCTTTATGAGCAAGAACGAATTGAAGGCCGGGTTTCCCATGAAAGTCGTTCCTTTCCGGGATGATGACCTGGAGGATCTTGGGGTAAAGATGGCGTTGGTGTTGGCACATATCGGGCTGGTCGGACCCTGCAATTTGCAGTGCAGAATGACGGAGGACGGGCCTGTGTTTTTCGAGATCAACACCCGATTCACCGGTATCACAGGCATGCGGGCAGCCATGGGGTTTAATGAATGTGAGGCAATGGTGAAGCGCCTGGTGCTGGAAGAAGACGAACAAACCGTCAGAAAGAGTCTTCAATATGAGGATGGGTGGTTGTGTGCCCGTTATGTGACGGAAGTGATGATGCGCAAAGCAGATGTGGAACAGCTGGGGATTTCCGGAGAAACCGAAGCGAAAGGAAAGGCCTTAAGTCTATGA
- a CDS encoding B12-binding domain-containing radical SAM protein has translation MKKKYRVELITAESEASRFIRYRRIIRFPQLTMPLLAAYTPPHWEVTHTDEIVQKVDFNKKVDLVGITANTAAAPHAYWIAAEYRKRGIKVVIGGPHATLMPDEVQDHADSVVVGEGELVWPKLLADFENGCLQSIYKSCEVPDLQNMPHPRWDLIKGRTYGKGVTIATRGCPFACEYCTIPQMYQRKMRYRPIADIVEELQHMPGKALIFWDDNIGANKVYAKELFKAIAPYKRWWTSQATSEVAFDDEFMELAAKSGCKALFLGWETISQNSLNSANKAHNQVGKYQEIIERFHYYGIAIQAGTVFGFDHDDRSIFRSTVEFYREIGLDSATISVLIPFPNTPLFRRLEAEGRILTKDWSKYNGKKDVVFQPALMSPEELLMGTEWAARQFYSIPSIIERMWKSKTGLWWNIIRNVGYHLALRNFGNIGFNPEEREVISTPSFTKEARW, from the coding sequence GTGAAGAAGAAATACAGGGTTGAACTTATCACCGCTGAATCGGAAGCCTCGAGATTTATTAGATATAGGCGGATCATTCGTTTTCCTCAGCTTACAATGCCACTTTTGGCTGCCTATACACCTCCCCATTGGGAGGTCACACATACTGATGAAATTGTACAGAAAGTCGATTTTAATAAAAAGGTGGATTTGGTTGGAATAACTGCAAATACAGCTGCTGCTCCACATGCGTATTGGATCGCAGCCGAGTACCGCAAAAGAGGGATTAAAGTAGTGATCGGCGGTCCCCATGCGACACTTATGCCCGATGAAGTACAGGATCATGCGGATTCGGTGGTGGTCGGAGAAGGGGAGTTGGTCTGGCCTAAGCTATTGGCTGACTTTGAGAACGGTTGCTTGCAATCCATTTATAAATCCTGTGAAGTACCTGACCTACAAAACATGCCACATCCCCGATGGGATTTAATCAAGGGGCGAACCTATGGGAAAGGAGTGACAATAGCCACACGTGGTTGCCCATTCGCTTGTGAATATTGTACAATCCCGCAAATGTATCAGAGGAAGATGCGATATCGACCGATCGCTGATATTGTAGAGGAGCTACAGCATATGCCGGGAAAGGCACTTATCTTCTGGGATGATAATATTGGTGCCAATAAGGTCTATGCTAAGGAACTGTTCAAGGCCATAGCCCCTTACAAAAGATGGTGGACCAGCCAGGCAACATCGGAAGTCGCTTTCGACGACGAATTCATGGAGCTCGCCGCCAAGAGTGGATGTAAGGCACTTTTCCTGGGATGGGAAACGATCTCCCAGAACAGCTTGAACTCCGCCAACAAAGCCCACAATCAAGTGGGAAAGTATCAGGAGATTATCGAGCGATTCCACTACTATGGAATTGCAATTCAGGCAGGGACCGTCTTTGGATTTGATCATGACGACAGATCCATTTTCCGTTCGACGGTGGAATTTTACCGTGAGATTGGTCTTGATTCGGCTACAATCAGCGTTTTGATTCCGTTTCCGAACACACCGCTTTTCCGCAGACTGGAGGCAGAAGGGAGAATTCTGACAAAAGACTGGTCCAAATACAATGGGAAAAAAGATGTGGTCTTCCAGCCAGCCCTAATGTCACCGGAAGAATTACTAATGGGGACTGAATGGGCGGCTCGTCAATTTTATTCGATTCCTTCGATTATAGAGCGAATGTGGAAATCAAAGACCGGATTGTGGTGGAATATCATTCGCAATGTTGGTTATCATCTGGCACTCCGAAACTTTGGTAACATCGGCTTTAATCCGGAGGAACGAGAGGTCATCTCCACACCTTCTTTCACAAAAGAGGCCAGGTGGTAA
- a CDS encoding DUF4931 domain-containing protein produces the protein MSLYTHLRFNSHIGRQKPESIRNRYTQCPFCAREQLDADGILAEQGPILLVKNKYPTLQDTFQTVLIETDECESELSLYSKEHLYKLLRFGVEKWLEMDATNDYKSVIFYKNHGPNSGGSIRHPHMQIVGLKHIDYREHVKEEHFEGVVIDRQDGVEFNLSTKPRIGFFEFNVIFERNGPLERMADYVQTAAHYVLNHFHKDCNSYNLFFYQVGKMLAVKAVPRFVTTPLYVGFSIPQVSNRLEDVVKQVQDLYFK, from the coding sequence ATGTCTTTATATACCCATCTGCGCTTCAACTCCCACATCGGGCGGCAGAAGCCTGAAAGCATTCGGAACAGGTATACTCAATGCCCCTTTTGTGCCCGCGAACAACTCGATGCAGACGGGATTCTCGCGGAACAGGGGCCGATTTTGCTGGTCAAAAACAAATATCCGACGCTGCAGGATACGTTTCAGACTGTTCTGATTGAAACGGACGAGTGTGAATCGGAACTTTCCCTTTACTCCAAAGAACATTTGTACAAGTTGCTGCGGTTTGGCGTAGAAAAGTGGCTGGAAATGGATGCGACTAACGATTACAAGTCCGTGATCTTCTACAAAAACCACGGTCCCAATTCGGGCGGGTCGATACGCCATCCGCACATGCAAATCGTCGGGCTAAAGCATATCGATTACAGGGAGCATGTAAAAGAGGAACACTTTGAAGGCGTTGTGATTGATCGGCAGGACGGGGTGGAATTTAACCTTTCCACAAAGCCACGAATCGGATTTTTTGAGTTTAACGTGATCTTTGAAAGAAATGGCCCGCTTGAAAGAATGGCGGATTATGTCCAGACGGCAGCCCATTACGTTCTGAACCATTTTCACAAGGATTGCAACAGTTACAACCTGTTCTTTTATCAGGTCGGCAAAATGCTGGCTGTAAAGGCGGTTCCCCGGTTTGTCACAACGCCTTTGTATGTTGGATTTTCGATTCCTCAAGTATCCAACCGGCTCGAAGATGTGGTGAAGCAAGTTCAAGACCTCTACTTCAAATAG